The following are encoded in a window of Pseudomonas graminis genomic DNA:
- a CDS encoding phosphoglycolate phosphatase: MFDLDGTLVDSVPDLAAAVDKTLIQLGRSPAGIERVRDWIGNGVRVLVRRALANGMDHTAVDEESTEAALAIFMEAYSGSHALTKVYPGVRETLKWLQKMGVEMALITNKPERFVAPLLDDLKLGRFFRWIVGGDTLPQQKPDPAALFFVMKMAGVPGSQSLFVGDSRNDVLAAKAAGVTCVALSYGYNHGRPIAEESPALVIDDLRRLIPGSSAGCLAQGAEITLPDLKSPSFRESIVVVTRKLWMKVIKALARWRWRA; the protein is encoded by the coding sequence ATGTTCGACCTCGACGGCACACTGGTCGACTCGGTGCCGGATCTGGCTGCAGCTGTGGATAAAACCCTGATCCAGCTTGGCCGGTCGCCGGCAGGCATCGAACGGGTGCGTGACTGGATTGGCAACGGCGTGCGCGTGCTGGTACGCCGCGCGTTGGCGAACGGCATGGACCACACCGCCGTGGATGAAGAGTCTACGGAGGCTGCGCTGGCGATTTTCATGGAGGCCTACAGCGGCAGCCACGCGTTGACCAAGGTCTACCCTGGTGTGCGCGAAACCCTGAAATGGCTGCAGAAGATGGGCGTCGAAATGGCGCTGATCACCAACAAGCCTGAGCGGTTCGTTGCGCCCTTGCTGGATGATCTCAAACTCGGCCGGTTCTTTCGCTGGATCGTGGGTGGCGACACGCTGCCGCAGCAGAAGCCCGACCCGGCGGCGCTGTTCTTTGTCATGAAAATGGCCGGCGTACCGGGGTCACAGTCGCTGTTCGTGGGTGACTCGCGCAACGACGTGCTGGCGGCGAAAGCGGCGGGTGTCACCTGTGTGGCATTGAGTTACGGCTACAACCACGGCCGCCCGATCGCGGAAGAGTCACCGGCACTGGTGATCGACGATTTGCGCAGGCTGATTCCGGGCAGTTCTGCCGGTTGCTTAGCGCAGGGCGCTGAGATAACGTTGCCCGACCTCAAGTCCCCCTCCTTTAGAGAATCCATCGTGGTGGTCACTCGCAAACTCTGGATGAAAGTCATCAAGGCCCTGGCCCGCTGGCGTTGGCGCGCCTGA
- a CDS encoding ABC transporter permease, whose translation MATAVPLTEGASPTLKQRLARAERVNRWKAQALIAPLVIFLLLVFLVPIAALLYKSVSNPEVVGGMPLTVVEVAKWDGKGLPPESVYKAASQDLAEARKNQTLGDLSKRLNQELAGYRSLLAKTARAMPFKEEPASYKEALEAIDERWGDPAYWQAIRRNTSSFTPYYLLAAVDHRIDDLGEVAPATPDQAIYLDIFARTFWMGLVITVICLLLAYPLAYLLANLPARQSNLLMILVLLPFWTSILVRVAAWIVLLQSSGLINGALMAMGIIDKPLELVFNRVGVYISMVHIMLPFMILPIYSVMKGISPTYMRAAISLGCNPFASFWRVYFPQTYAGVGAGCLLVFILAIGYYITPALLGSPNDQMVSYFVAFYTNTSINWGMATALGGLLLLATVVLYLIYNWLVGASRLRLS comes from the coding sequence ATGGCCACCGCCGTGCCCCTGACTGAAGGCGCCAGCCCGACCCTGAAGCAACGCCTGGCCCGTGCCGAGCGCGTCAATCGCTGGAAGGCTCAGGCGTTGATCGCGCCATTGGTGATCTTCCTGCTGCTGGTGTTTCTCGTGCCGATTGCGGCGCTGCTCTACAAAAGCGTCAGCAACCCCGAAGTGGTGGGTGGCATGCCGCTCACTGTGGTGGAAGTGGCGAAATGGGACGGCAAGGGGCTGCCGCCGGAATCGGTGTACAAAGCCGCGAGCCAGGACCTGGCCGAAGCGCGCAAGAATCAGACGCTGGGCGATCTGTCCAAACGCCTGAACCAGGAGTTGGCGGGCTACCGCAGTCTGTTGGCAAAAACCGCCCGCGCCATGCCATTCAAGGAAGAGCCGGCTTCTTATAAGGAAGCGCTGGAAGCCATTGATGAACGCTGGGGCGACCCCGCGTACTGGCAGGCGATCCGCCGCAACACCTCAAGCTTCACCCCCTATTATTTACTGGCCGCTGTCGACCACCGCATCGATGACCTCGGTGAAGTGGCGCCGGCGACGCCCGATCAGGCGATTTACCTCGACATCTTCGCCCGCACCTTCTGGATGGGCCTGGTGATCACCGTGATCTGTCTGTTGCTGGCCTATCCGCTGGCGTACCTGTTGGCCAACCTGCCTGCACGGCAGAGCAATTTACTGATGATCCTGGTCCTGTTGCCCTTCTGGACGTCGATCCTGGTGCGCGTCGCTGCGTGGATCGTGTTGCTGCAATCAAGCGGCCTGATCAATGGCGCGCTGATGGCCATGGGCATTATCGATAAGCCGCTGGAGCTGGTGTTCAACCGGGTCGGCGTTTACATCTCGATGGTGCACATCATGTTGCCGTTCATGATCCTGCCCATCTACAGCGTGATGAAAGGCATCTCGCCGACCTACATGCGCGCCGCGATCTCTCTGGGTTGCAACCCGTTTGCGAGCTTCTGGCGGGTGTACTTCCCACAGACCTACGCCGGTGTGGGTGCGGGCTGTCTGTTGGTGTTCATCCTTGCCATCGGCTACTACATCACTCCGGCGCTGCTCGGCAGCCCGAACGATCAGATGGTCAGTTATTTCGTGGCGTTCTACACCAACACCAGCATCAACTGGGGCATGGCGACGGCGCTGGGCGGGTTGTTGCTGCTGGCGACCGTCGTGCTGTACCTGATCTATAACTGGCTGGTCGGCGCCAGCCGCCTGCGTCTGAGCTGA
- the trpE gene encoding anthranilate synthase component I → MTREEFLRLAAEGYNRIPLAYETLADFDTPLSIYLKLADEPNSYLLESVQGGEKWGRYSIIGLPCRTVMRVHDHTVRVTHDGAEIERLEVEDPLDFVETFKARYNVPTIAGLPRFNGGLVGYFGYDCVRYVEPRLGKCPNPDPLGVPDILLMVSDAVVVFDNLAGKMHAIVLVDPAQPDAYEGGLARLEALMEKLRQPITPRRGLDLTRPQAADPVFRSSFTQSDYEKAVDTIKEYILAGDCMQVVPSQRMSIDFSAAPIDLYRALRCFNPTPYMYFFNFGDFHVVGSSPEVLVRVEDNLITVRPIAGTRPRGATEEEDHALEVDLLSDDKEIAEHLMLIDLGRNDTGRVSEVGSVKLTEKMVIERYSNVMHIVSNVTGQLKNGLTAMDALRAILPAGTLSGAPKIRAMEIIDELEPVKRGVYGGAVGYFAWNGNMDTAIAIRTAVIKNGELHVQAGGGIVADSVPALEWEETLNKRRAMFRAVALAQQTPEA, encoded by the coding sequence ATGACCCGCGAAGAATTCCTGCGTTTGGCCGCTGAAGGCTACAACCGCATTCCCCTTGCCTACGAAACCCTGGCCGATTTCGACACCCCGCTGTCGATCTATCTGAAACTCGCTGACGAGCCCAACTCCTACCTGCTTGAGTCGGTCCAGGGCGGGGAGAAGTGGGGGCGTTATTCGATCATCGGGCTGCCATGCCGCACGGTCATGCGCGTGCATGACCACACCGTCCGCGTGACCCACGACGGTGCCGAGATCGAGCGCCTCGAAGTCGAAGACCCGCTGGACTTCGTCGAGACTTTCAAGGCCCGCTACAACGTTCCGACCATCGCCGGTCTGCCGCGCTTCAACGGCGGCCTGGTGGGCTATTTCGGTTATGACTGCGTGCGCTATGTCGAGCCGCGTCTGGGCAAGTGCCCAAATCCTGACCCGCTGGGCGTGCCGGATATTCTGCTGATGGTGTCCGATGCCGTCGTGGTGTTCGATAACCTGGCTGGCAAGATGCACGCGATCGTCCTCGTTGATCCGGCCCAGCCTGACGCCTATGAAGGCGGCCTGGCGCGACTCGAAGCGCTGATGGAGAAACTGCGTCAGCCGATCACGCCTCGCCGTGGGCTGGACCTGACCCGTCCACAGGCGGCGGACCCGGTGTTCCGCTCCAGCTTCACCCAGTCGGATTATGAAAAAGCCGTCGACACCATCAAGGAATACATCCTCGCGGGCGACTGCATGCAGGTCGTGCCGTCCCAGCGCATGTCCATCGACTTCTCGGCCGCGCCGATCGACCTGTACCGCGCGCTGCGTTGCTTCAATCCAACGCCTTACATGTACTTCTTCAACTTCGGTGACTTCCACGTCGTCGGCAGTTCGCCGGAAGTGCTGGTGCGGGTCGAGGACAACCTGATCACCGTGCGCCCGATTGCCGGGACGCGTCCCCGTGGCGCCACCGAAGAAGAAGATCACGCGCTGGAAGTCGACTTGCTGTCTGACGACAAAGAGATCGCCGAGCACCTGATGCTCATTGATCTGGGGCGCAACGACACCGGGCGGGTTTCGGAAGTCGGTTCGGTGAAACTCACCGAGAAGATGGTCATCGAGCGTTATTCGAACGTCATGCACATCGTGTCCAACGTCACGGGTCAGCTGAAAAACGGCCTGACGGCGATGGATGCGCTGCGGGCCATCTTGCCGGCGGGAACCTTGTCGGGCGCGCCGAAGATTCGCGCGATGGAAATCATCGACGAGCTGGAGCCGGTCAAGCGTGGTGTGTACGGCGGCGCAGTGGGTTACTTCGCCTGGAACGGCAACATGGACACCGCAATTGCCATTCGTACCGCGGTAATCAAGAACGGCGAGCTGCATGTGCAGGCCGGTGGCGGCATTGTCGCCGATTCTGTCCCGGCGCTGGAGTGGGAAGAAACCCTCAACAAGCGCCGCGCGATGTTCCGCGCGGTGGCGCTGGCGCAGCAAACGCCCGAGGCTTGA
- a CDS encoding ABC transporter permease, giving the protein MLSPYSSPIERVWHYTLRTLCGLILLFLVLPVLVIVPLSFNSGSFLVYPLQGFSLHWYQDFFGSAEWMRALKNSLIVAPAATVLAMGFGTLAAIGLTRSNFPGKALVMALVISPMVVPVVIVGVASYLFFAPLGLGNSYISLILVHAVLGVPFVIITVSATLQGFNYNLVRAAASLGASPTTAFRRVTLPLIAPGVISGALFAFATSFDEVVVTLFLAGPGQATLPRQMFSGIRENLSPTIAAAATLLIGFSVVLLLVLEWLRGRSEKLRTAVE; this is encoded by the coding sequence ATGTTGAGCCCTTATTCCTCGCCCATCGAGCGGGTCTGGCATTACACGCTGCGCACGCTGTGCGGGTTGATTCTGTTGTTTCTGGTGCTGCCGGTGCTGGTGATCGTGCCGCTGTCGTTCAACTCCGGCAGCTTTCTGGTCTACCCGCTGCAGGGCTTTTCGCTGCACTGGTATCAGGACTTTTTCGGTTCGGCGGAGTGGATGCGCGCGCTGAAAAACAGCCTGATCGTCGCGCCGGCTGCCACGGTGCTGGCAATGGGTTTCGGGACGTTAGCGGCAATCGGACTGACCCGCAGCAACTTCCCCGGCAAGGCGCTGGTGATGGCGCTGGTGATTTCGCCCATGGTGGTGCCGGTGGTGATTGTCGGGGTAGCGAGCTACCTGTTTTTTGCGCCGCTGGGTCTGGGCAACAGCTACATCTCGCTGATCCTGGTGCATGCCGTGTTGGGTGTGCCGTTCGTGATCATCACCGTGTCGGCCACCTTGCAGGGTTTCAACTACAACCTGGTGCGTGCAGCGGCCAGCCTGGGTGCTTCGCCGACGACGGCGTTTCGGCGTGTGACCCTGCCGCTGATTGCGCCGGGCGTGATCTCCGGGGCGCTGTTTGCGTTCGCGACCTCGTTCGATGAAGTAGTGGTCACGCTGTTCCTCGCAGGCCCGGGCCAGGCGACCTTGCCGCGGCAGATGTTCAGCGGTATCCGCGAAAACCTCAGCCCGACCATTGCCGCCGCAGCCACCTTGCTCATCGGTTTCTCGGTGGTGCTGTTGCTGGTGCTCGAATGGCTGCGCGGCCGCAGCGAGAAACTGCGCACGGCGGTGGAGTGA
- a CDS encoding CsbD family protein — translation MKSEQVKGVLAQAAGKAQDVFGNLTGDERTQMEGKARQAAGELQERYGDLLDEVATFTQQRPRTTLMVLAGLTLTVGWLLARRRG, via the coding sequence ATGAAAAGCGAACAAGTGAAGGGCGTACTGGCACAGGCAGCTGGCAAGGCCCAAGACGTCTTCGGCAACCTGACCGGTGACGAGCGCACGCAAATGGAAGGCAAGGCACGTCAGGCGGCGGGTGAATTGCAGGAGCGTTACGGTGATCTGCTGGACGAAGTCGCAACCTTCACCCAGCAACGCCCGCGCACCACGTTAATGGTGCTTGCCGGCCTCACGCTGACCGTGGGCTGGTTGCTGGCCCGTCGTCGCGGCTGA
- a CDS encoding iron-containing alcohol dehydrogenase: protein MSVSAFKIANKLITGPAAIEQLSAELTRLNVQNPLIVTDAILVKSGTVDLALAQLGGRRYGLFDQVKPEPEISIVEDCTRAFREGGHDGLIGVGGGSAIDIAKGVAAFANHEGPLTELFGVDLVKRKGPPLIAIPTTAGTGSEVTNVAIFSDKQAQLKKGIVSDYLLPDVALVSPLMTLTCPRSVTAASGVDALVHAIEAYLSVNALPITDAIALGAIKLIVKALPKAYANPSSLQAREDMATASLMAGMAFGNAGVGAVHALAYPLGGRFNIAHGVSNALLLPYVMEWNKLACVERMRDVADAMGVRVAHLSDKDAADLAVKAMADLCAAVEIPSGLRSFNVPEDAIPAMAEEASKIERLMRNNPRKLTAADIEKIYRAAY, encoded by the coding sequence ATGAGTGTTTCTGCTTTCAAGATCGCCAACAAGCTGATCACCGGCCCCGCCGCCATCGAGCAGCTGTCGGCCGAGCTGACCCGGCTCAACGTTCAAAACCCGCTGATCGTCACCGACGCGATACTGGTCAAATCCGGGACCGTCGATCTCGCGCTGGCGCAATTGGGCGGTCGTCGTTATGGCCTGTTTGATCAGGTCAAACCCGAACCCGAAATTTCTATTGTTGAGGACTGCACGCGCGCCTTCCGAGAGGGGGGTCACGACGGCCTGATCGGCGTGGGCGGCGGCAGTGCCATCGACATCGCCAAGGGCGTCGCGGCGTTCGCCAATCACGAAGGGCCGCTGACCGAGTTGTTCGGGGTTGATCTGGTCAAGCGCAAAGGCCCGCCGCTGATTGCCATCCCGACCACGGCCGGTACCGGTTCAGAAGTCACCAACGTGGCGATTTTTTCAGACAAGCAGGCACAGCTGAAAAAAGGCATCGTCAGCGATTACCTGTTGCCCGACGTCGCGCTGGTCAGCCCCTTGATGACCCTGACCTGTCCGCGCAGTGTCACGGCGGCCAGCGGAGTCGACGCGCTGGTGCACGCCATCGAAGCCTATCTATCAGTGAATGCTTTGCCGATCACCGACGCCATCGCCCTGGGTGCCATCAAGCTGATCGTCAAGGCGCTGCCCAAGGCCTACGCCAATCCGTCCAGCCTGCAAGCGCGAGAAGACATGGCCACCGCCAGCCTCATGGCCGGCATGGCGTTCGGTAATGCCGGGGTTGGGGCGGTGCATGCACTGGCGTATCCGCTGGGAGGGCGTTTCAACATTGCCCACGGCGTCAGCAACGCGCTGTTGCTGCCGTATGTGATGGAGTGGAACAAGCTGGCTTGCGTCGAACGGATGCGCGACGTTGCCGACGCGATGGGCGTCCGCGTCGCACATTTGAGCGACAAGGACGCCGCCGACCTGGCGGTGAAAGCCATGGCCGACTTGTGCGCCGCGGTGGAAATCCCGTCCGGCCTGCGCAGCTTCAACGTGCCTGAAGACGCCATTCCCGCGATGGCCGAGGAGGCCAGCAAGATCGAGCGCCTGATGCGCAACAATCCACGGAAACTGACCGCCGCCGACATCGAGAAAATCTACCGCGCGGCGTATTGA
- the estP gene encoding esterase EstP: MLKATLRWPFAACLLSLACSSALAASSPYSTMIVFGDSLADAGQFPDAGGPPGATLRFTNRTGPTYLNGSGETFGLNSSTLLGGMLGVAPGDLQASTSPVRAAQGLADGNNWAVGGDRTDQILAAITTQSQVANTDAATGVTTVFRTRPGYLVENSSRADPNALYYLTGGGNDFLQGRVLSPGQAVNAANNLANGAQILSQAGARYIMVWLLPDIGRTPAVFGTPLQVASTLLSGVFNQQLVNRLGQIDAEVIPLNVPGLIRDVLSDPARYGLAADQNLVGTCFNGNNCTANSVFGIGGLTPDPTKLLFNDGVHPTVAGQRLIADYGYSILSAPWEITLLPEMANGTLRAQQDELRSQWLADWGNWQNVGEWRAIVAGGGQKMDFDAQGNSASGDGHGYNLTVGGSYRFADDWRAGLVAGAYRQTLEAGAKDSDYKLNSYIATAFVQYQAQHWWADLAASGGKLDYDNLKRKFALGISEGAEKGDTKGDLWAVSGRVGFDLAEQSSRWHFSPFISADYSHVNVDGYSENSARATALNYDDQTRKSKRLGAGLQGKFDVTPQTQVFGEVAHEREFDTDQQDVTIALNSVPGVDFDLKGYDPQRSLNRASLGMSQKLAPDLTLRAGYNWRKNDDVTQQGINLAVSLDF; this comes from the coding sequence ATGCTCAAAGCCACACTGCGCTGGCCGTTCGCGGCTTGCCTGCTCTCGCTCGCCTGCTCCTCGGCCCTGGCCGCCTCTTCCCCCTACTCCACGATGATTGTGTTCGGCGACAGCCTCGCCGACGCCGGGCAGTTTCCCGATGCGGGCGGACCACCGGGCGCCACCTTGCGCTTCACCAACCGCACCGGCCCGACGTACCTGAACGGCAGCGGCGAGACATTCGGTCTGAACTCATCGACGTTGCTGGGCGGAATGCTAGGCGTGGCGCCCGGGGATCTGCAGGCGTCGACCTCCCCCGTTCGCGCGGCGCAAGGGCTGGCGGACGGCAACAACTGGGCCGTGGGCGGCGACCGGACCGATCAGATTCTCGCGGCGATCACCACCCAATCACAGGTTGCCAATACCGACGCGGCGACGGGCGTCACCACGGTGTTCCGGACGCGACCCGGTTATCTGGTTGAAAACAGCTCCCGGGCTGACCCGAACGCGCTCTATTACCTGACCGGGGGCGGCAACGACTTCCTTCAGGGCCGAGTGCTGAGCCCGGGACAGGCCGTCAACGCGGCAAACAACCTGGCCAACGGCGCACAAATCCTGTCCCAGGCCGGCGCGCGTTACATCATGGTCTGGCTGCTGCCGGACATCGGCCGTACACCAGCGGTATTCGGCACGCCATTGCAGGTGGCGTCGACGTTGCTGAGCGGGGTGTTCAACCAGCAGTTGGTCAACCGTCTGGGGCAAATCGATGCCGAGGTCATTCCGCTCAATGTGCCGGGGCTCATACGTGATGTTCTGAGCGATCCGGCGCGCTACGGGTTGGCAGCCGATCAGAACCTGGTCGGCACCTGTTTCAACGGTAACAACTGCACCGCCAACAGCGTTTTCGGGATTGGCGGCCTGACGCCGGATCCGACCAAGCTGCTGTTCAACGACGGCGTGCACCCGACCGTTGCGGGCCAGCGATTGATTGCCGACTACGGGTATTCGATTCTGTCCGCACCGTGGGAGATCACCCTGCTGCCGGAAATGGCCAACGGCACGTTGCGCGCGCAGCAGGATGAACTGCGCAGTCAGTGGCTGGCGGACTGGGGCAACTGGCAGAACGTCGGTGAATGGCGCGCCATCGTCGCCGGTGGCGGTCAGAAGATGGATTTCGACGCGCAAGGCAATTCAGCAAGCGGAGACGGTCATGGCTACAACCTCACGGTGGGCGGCAGCTATCGTTTCGCTGACGACTGGAGAGCAGGCCTGGTGGCGGGCGCTTATCGGCAAACCCTTGAAGCCGGTGCCAAAGATTCGGACTACAAACTCAACAGCTATATCGCGACCGCATTCGTGCAGTACCAGGCGCAACACTGGTGGGCAGACCTGGCGGCCTCGGGCGGCAAACTCGACTACGACAACCTCAAGCGCAAGTTCGCGCTGGGCATCAGTGAAGGCGCAGAGAAAGGCGACACCAAAGGCGATCTGTGGGCAGTGAGTGGGCGCGTGGGCTTCGATCTGGCCGAGCAGAGCAGTCGCTGGCATTTCTCGCCGTTCATCAGCGCCGACTATTCACACGTCAACGTTGATGGTTACTCGGAGAACAGTGCTCGCGCGACGGCACTTAATTACGACGACCAGACACGCAAGTCGAAGCGGCTGGGCGCGGGGCTGCAAGGCAAATTCGACGTCACACCGCAGACTCAAGTGTTTGGTGAAGTGGCCCATGAACGCGAGTTCGACACCGATCAGCAGGACGTGACCATCGCGCTGAACAGCGTGCCGGGGGTGGACTTCGATCTGAAAGGCTATGACCCACAGCGCAGCTTGAATCGCGCAAGCCTAGGCATGAGCCAGAAGCTGGCGCCCGACCTCACACTGCGTGCCGGTTATAACTGGCGCAAGAATGATGACGTGACGCAGCAAGGGATAAATCTGGCGGTGAGTCTGGATTTCTGA
- the rpe gene encoding ribulose-phosphate 3-epimerase, producing the protein MQPFAIAPSILSADFARLGEEVDNVLAAGADIVHFDVMDNHYVPNLTIGPMVCAALRKYGITAPIDVHLMVSPVDRIIGDFIEAGATFITFHPEATQHIDRSLQLIREGGCKAGLVFNPATPLNLLEYVMDKVDMILLMSVNPGFGGQKFIPGTINKLREARALIDASGRDIRLEIDGGVNVNNIREIAAAGADTFVAGSAIFNAPDYREVIAKMHAELALAR; encoded by the coding sequence ATGCAGCCCTTCGCTATTGCTCCTTCGATTCTGTCCGCCGATTTCGCCCGTCTGGGAGAGGAAGTCGACAACGTGCTGGCCGCTGGCGCCGACATCGTCCACTTCGACGTCATGGACAACCACTACGTCCCCAACCTGACGATCGGACCGATGGTCTGCGCGGCCTTGCGCAAATACGGCATCACCGCGCCCATCGACGTTCATCTGATGGTCAGCCCGGTGGATCGCATCATCGGCGACTTCATCGAAGCCGGGGCAACCTTCATCACCTTCCACCCGGAAGCGACCCAGCACATCGATCGCTCCCTGCAACTGATCCGCGAAGGCGGCTGCAAGGCGGGTCTGGTGTTCAACCCGGCGACCCCGCTGAACCTGCTCGAATACGTCATGGACAAGGTCGACATGATTCTGCTCATGAGCGTCAACCCGGGCTTCGGCGGTCAGAAATTCATCCCCGGCACGATCAACAAGCTGCGTGAGGCGCGTGCGCTCATTGACGCGTCCGGTCGCGACATCCGTCTGGAGATCGACGGCGGCGTCAACGTCAATAACATCCGTGAGATCGCCGCAGCCGGTGCCGACACGTTCGTCGCAGGCTCGGCTATTTTCAACGCGCCTGATTACCGCGAAGTCATTGCGAAGATGCACGCAGAACTGGCGTTGGCCCGTTGA
- a CDS encoding helix-turn-helix transcriptional regulator, translating into MSEAILARETNRRQLQQIISGLSDGVMLVEVDQTIIWANEAALLMHGVEEISELGANGEAYRDKFSLRYRNNHPLDVDQYPISRVAAGEVFSDVLIEVSKIGEEEERSWVHRVRSMVLEDSTGTPESLVLILADATEWAGAEQRFEKTFNANPAPAVICRLSDLRFIKVNQGFLEMTGHSRESVIGRSVYEVDVLENAERKDLAIERLNQGATIPQMQAELKLPEGGTKLVIVAGQPLDMNEEDCMLFSFTDLEPRRKAETALRQSEERFAKAFKLTPVPTLVCTADRQQIVEANEAFVSTLGYTPQELIGRTVAELGFIEDGAVMDGLFNVLETTGRVDGLDLKVRKKGSESLDCVLAADTVTIQDNACYLFVLMDITERKRSELELVEAIETVMQDASWFSQTLIEKLANAKRVNTRQLPSASFTDLTARERDVLSLICEGLADKEIAARLNLALNTIRNHVATVYSKLDVHSRAEAIVWARERNLFANQGKGKR; encoded by the coding sequence ATGTCAGAGGCCATCCTCGCCAGAGAAACCAACCGCCGCCAGTTGCAGCAGATCATCTCGGGTCTGTCGGACGGGGTGATGCTGGTGGAGGTCGATCAGACCATCATCTGGGCCAACGAAGCGGCGCTGCTGATGCATGGCGTCGAAGAGATCAGCGAACTGGGCGCCAACGGCGAGGCCTATCGCGATAAGTTCTCCCTGCGCTATCGCAACAACCATCCTTTGGACGTCGATCAATATCCGATCAGCCGCGTGGCGGCAGGCGAAGTGTTCAGCGACGTGCTCATCGAGGTCAGCAAGATCGGTGAAGAAGAGGAGCGCAGCTGGGTCCATCGCGTTCGCAGCATGGTGCTTGAAGACAGCACCGGCACGCCCGAATCGCTGGTGCTGATCCTCGCCGACGCAACGGAGTGGGCCGGTGCCGAGCAGCGCTTCGAGAAGACCTTCAACGCCAACCCCGCCCCTGCGGTGATCTGCCGCCTGAGCGATCTGCGCTTCATCAAGGTCAATCAGGGCTTTCTGGAGATGACCGGGCATTCGAGAGAGAGCGTGATTGGCCGCTCGGTGTACGAAGTGGACGTGCTGGAAAACGCCGAACGCAAGGACCTCGCCATCGAGCGTCTGAATCAGGGCGCGACCATCCCGCAGATGCAGGCAGAGCTGAAGCTGCCGGAGGGCGGTACCAAATTGGTCATCGTCGCCGGGCAGCCGCTGGACATGAACGAAGAAGATTGCATGCTGTTTTCGTTCACCGACCTTGAGCCGAGACGCAAAGCCGAAACCGCGCTGCGCCAGAGCGAAGAGCGTTTTGCCAAGGCGTTCAAGCTAACGCCGGTGCCGACACTGGTGTGTACGGCGGATCGACAACAGATCGTCGAAGCCAACGAGGCGTTTGTCAGCACCCTGGGTTACACCCCGCAGGAGCTGATCGGCCGGACCGTCGCCGAGCTGGGCTTCATCGAAGACGGCGCTGTGATGGACGGGCTGTTCAACGTCCTGGAAACCACCGGCCGCGTCGACGGGCTCGACCTGAAAGTCCGCAAGAAAGGCAGCGAGTCGCTGGACTGCGTACTGGCCGCTGACACCGTGACGATTCAGGACAACGCTTGCTACCTCTTCGTACTGATGGACATTACCGAGCGCAAGCGATCCGAGCTTGAGCTGGTCGAGGCCATCGAAACGGTGATGCAAGACGCCTCGTGGTTCAGCCAGACGTTGATCGAAAAGCTGGCCAATGCCAAGCGCGTCAACACCCGGCAGTTGCCCAGCGCTTCATTCACCGACCTGACCGCTCGCGAGCGAGATGTGCTGAGTTTGATCTGTGAGGGGCTGGCGGACAAAGAGATCGCTGCACGGTTGAACCTGGCGCTCAACACCATTCGCAACCACGTCGCGACGGTGTATTCCAAGCTGGACGTGCACAGCCGGGCGGAAGCCATCGTTTGGGCGAGGGAGCGAAATCTGTTCGCCAATCAGGGCAAAGGCAAACGCTGA
- a CDS encoding aminodeoxychorismate/anthranilate synthase component II, producing the protein MLLMIDNYDSFTYNVVQYLGELGADVKVIRNDEMTVAEIEALNPERIVVSPGPCTPNEAGVSIDVIKHFAGKLPVLGVCLGHQSIGQAFGGDVVRARQVMHGKTSELVHEDKGVFEGLKHPLTVTRYHSLVVKRETLPDCLELTAWTRHEDGSVDEIMGLRHKTLNVEGVQFHPESILSEQGHELFANFLKQTGGTRQG; encoded by the coding sequence ATGCTGCTGATGATCGATAACTACGACTCCTTCACCTACAACGTCGTGCAGTACCTGGGCGAGCTGGGTGCCGACGTCAAAGTGATTCGCAATGACGAAATGACCGTCGCCGAGATCGAAGCCCTGAATCCCGAACGCATTGTCGTCTCCCCCGGGCCGTGCACGCCCAATGAAGCGGGCGTGTCCATTGACGTGATCAAACACTTCGCGGGCAAGCTGCCCGTGCTCGGCGTCTGCCTGGGCCATCAGTCGATTGGTCAGGCGTTTGGCGGTGACGTGGTGCGTGCGCGCCAAGTCATGCACGGCAAGACCAGCGAGCTGGTTCACGAAGACAAAGGCGTTTTCGAAGGTCTCAAGCATCCGCTGACCGTGACCCGCTATCACTCGCTGGTGGTCAAGCGCGAGACGCTCCCCGACTGTCTCGAGCTGACCGCCTGGACCCGGCACGAAGACGGCTCCGTTGATGAAATCATGGGCTTGCGTCACAAAACCCTGAACGTTGAGGGCGTACAGTTTCACCCTGAATCGATTCTTTCCGAGCAGGGCCACGAGCTGTTCGCCAACTTCCTCAAGCAGACCGGCGGCACCCGTCAGGGTTAA